The Thermobifida halotolerans sequence TCGGTGTCGGCGAGAACGTCATCGAGGCCTCGTGGACCGCGTTGGAGCAGGCCCTCACCTACGGTCTGCTGCGTCGGGGATACACCCGGAGCTGAGGCGGCGGGGGCGGCCCGAGTCCCGCGCCCCCGCGGGGAGGCGAGCGGCGCGGGGCCGGGGCAAAGAGCCGGGCCCCGGCCCCCGGCCTCAGCGCAGACTGACCGTGTCGCCCCGCACGTCGACCGGCACCTCGGGCAGAGCCTCCGTCGCCGGGCCCGAGACGACCGAGCCGTCGGCGACGGCGAACCGGCTTCCGTGGCAGGGACAGTTGATCGTGCCGCCGCTCACCTCGTCGACGTCGCAGCCCTGATGGGTGCAGCGCGCGGAGAAGGCCACGATCGTGCCCGCCTCGGGCCGGGTCACCACCACCGACCGGTCGGCGAAGACGGTTCCACCGCCCACCGGGATCTCGTCCACCCTGGCCAGCACCTCGCCGCCGCCCTCCCCGTCGGCGGGTCCGGAGGCCGCGCCGTCCGGGGCGGGTTGCGCGCCGCCGTCGTCGTCTCCGCAGCCCGCGAGCGCTCCGGCCACGGCGGTGCCGCCGACCGCGGCCAGGGCGACACGCCGGGACAGATCGGTCATCGTGGTGGTTTCGGGGATGTCCGTCATCGGTCAGTTCCTCGCGATCGCTGCGGCGGGCCTGGTGGGACGGACGCCACGCTATCCCCGGAAATCACCGGGGAACAGGGGCTGCGGTGATTCGGACAGGTGGGCGGACCCGGCGGGCAGGACCGGTTCTCACGGGCTGACCCACCCGTTCATCTCACACCCCTGGAGGCCGAAGGTCTGCTGCTGCATGACCGGGGCCGGTTCTCCCGGGGCGGGGCAGTCCACGTGGCTGTTGCCCAGGGCGTGTCCCACCTCGTGGTTGATCACGTACGTGCGGTAGGTCTCCAGGTCTCCGTCGAAGTGCGGCACCCCCGAGACCCAGCGGTTCTGGTTGATCATCGCGCGCTCCCCGGAGAAGCAGGAGACGTAGCCGTTGGTCTGCAGCGGCGCGCACCGCTGGTCCACGGTCTCGGGAGCGGCGAGGACGACCCGGAAGTCCACCGGTCCCTCGTCCACCCGCTGCAGCGCCAGCGAACCGTCGTGGGTCCAGCTCCTGGGGTCGCTCAGCACCTGTTCGACCGCGGCCGCGAAGTCCGCGGGGTCTCCCGGGAGTCCCTCCTCCACCTCCACCAGGTACCGCTTGAGCGGTCCGTCGCCAACCACGTCACCCTCGCCTTCGACCACGCGCAGTTCGCCGCTCGCGCTGGTCACCTCCTTCTCCACCGAGCGCAGCAGCGGGGGCGTCGGTGACGGCGACGGGGCGGGAGCGGCCTGGGAGCCGT is a genomic window containing:
- a CDS encoding Rieske (2Fe-2S) protein, with the protein product MTDIPETTTMTDLSRRVALAAVGGTAVAGALAGCGDDDGGAQPAPDGAASGPADGEGGGEVLARVDEIPVGGGTVFADRSVVVTRPEAGTIVAFSARCTHQGCDVDEVSGGTINCPCHGSRFAVADGSVVSGPATEALPEVPVDVRGDTVSLR
- a CDS encoding DUF3152 domain-containing protein, encoding MTAQKAARPRRAGRHRRRQLPVGTIAGLVVALSGLGVVSANVFPLGPSEPASAVPATSRNGSQAAPAPSPSPTPPLLRSVEKEVTSASGELRVVEGEGDVVGDGPLKRYLVEVEEGLPGDPADFAAAVEQVLSDPRSWTHDGSLALQRVDEGPVDFRVVLAAPETVDQRCAPLQTNGYVSCFSGERAMINQNRWVSGVPHFDGDLETYRTYVINHEVGHALGNSHVDCPAPGEPAPVMQQQTFGLQGCEMNGWVSP